In one Bacteroidota bacterium genomic region, the following are encoded:
- a CDS encoding HAD-IC family P-type ATPase, which yields MKKKNEEVGQWHAIEFSHVIDNMESSINGLKSVEAKNRLLKYGLNQIKRKNKDGAIKLLWRQINNPLIWVLIGSSTLATVLGKITDGLVVLSVVVVNTIIGFIQEFKAGKAIEALSDLVPENTTVMRDGQLVTITVSEIVPGDIVQLAAGDRVPADMRLIQQKNFQVEEAALTGESVPSQKIVDAVNRDAVIGDRKCMVFSGTLVVSGTATAIVVATGMNTELGKISDMLSETIDLETPLTKKLAVIGKYLTVGILAITIVIMFVGTFRALEQGFLLYTALKDSLIFAIALAVGAIPEGLPAVVTIALAIGVQRMAKRKAIIRKLPAVETLGSTTVICSDKTGTLTRNEMTVNELWNYQNSIQLSGVGYHLSGSFMLNGVELTTLPEEIKVLLKNAVLCSDANIIYEGKEYSISGDPTEVALVVAAAKAGIDTDDLRQAHQRKDVIPFDSELQYMATLNDHVIIKGAPEVILKRCYEHIGGYSLDSQQIISQIEHLGSKGMRVLAIAQKDWTKINSHELTPDDVVDGFQFVGLIGMIDPPRPEAIEAVNACHNAGITVKMITGDHHATARSIGMELGLSLDGKVVTGVQLSKMDDTALDETIRSTNIFARVAPEHKLRLVKALQKNNEIVAMTGDGVNDAPSLKQANIGVAMGITGTSVSKESADIVLADDNFSSIGAAVEEGRRVYDNLLKSLAFLLPTNLGLALILIYSIMFFPFSPITNELLLPMLPTQLLWINLVAAIALALPLAFEVKEPNVMSRPPRKPQEPLFNRFVTFRVFFVSVLMTTGTIMLFNWGYFNSLKEGVAQVDALAKSQTIAVTFVIMFQIFYLINCRSLNDSVSKIGFFSNKIIFWGIATILILQALFIYTPFMQKVFGTASLDLRGIVISLVAGSIIFPIIGIEKWIVRRLSENKI from the coding sequence ATGAAAAAAAAAAACGAGGAAGTCGGACAATGGCACGCCATTGAATTTAGTCATGTTATTGACAATATGGAGAGCTCCATCAATGGCCTTAAATCAGTTGAAGCAAAAAACAGGCTTTTAAAGTATGGACTGAACCAAATAAAAAGAAAGAATAAGGACGGCGCAATAAAGCTCCTATGGCGACAAATCAACAACCCGTTAATTTGGGTACTGATAGGTTCAAGTACATTGGCTACTGTATTGGGAAAAATTACAGATGGCTTGGTAGTCCTTTCTGTTGTTGTCGTAAACACTATCATAGGATTTATACAGGAGTTTAAGGCGGGCAAAGCCATTGAAGCATTAAGCGATTTGGTGCCAGAAAATACAACTGTTATGCGCGATGGACAACTCGTTACCATAACTGTATCGGAAATTGTGCCCGGCGACATTGTTCAGTTGGCTGCTGGCGACCGTGTTCCTGCCGACATGAGGCTTATCCAACAAAAAAACTTTCAAGTCGAAGAAGCTGCGTTAACCGGCGAATCTGTTCCTTCGCAAAAAATAGTGGATGCTGTCAATAGAGATGCCGTTATTGGCGATAGAAAATGTATGGTTTTCAGCGGTACATTGGTAGTTTCAGGTACTGCTACAGCTATTGTAGTTGCTACAGGTATGAATACCGAACTCGGTAAAATATCAGATATGCTTAGCGAAACAATAGATCTGGAAACTCCCCTCACAAAGAAACTTGCAGTAATAGGTAAATATTTAACTGTCGGAATTTTAGCTATAACAATTGTAATAATGTTTGTTGGCACTTTCCGGGCTTTGGAGCAAGGTTTTTTGTTATACACTGCCCTAAAAGACAGCTTAATATTTGCCATTGCACTTGCAGTAGGGGCAATCCCTGAAGGTCTTCCGGCTGTGGTTACAATTGCGCTTGCTATTGGCGTTCAACGTATGGCAAAACGAAAAGCCATTATTCGAAAGCTCCCTGCTGTTGAAACATTGGGGAGTACAACGGTTATTTGTTCCGATAAAACAGGCACACTTACCCGCAACGAAATGACCGTTAATGAACTTTGGAACTATCAAAATAGCATTCAATTATCAGGCGTTGGCTATCATTTATCGGGTTCATTTATGCTTAATGGAGTTGAATTGACCACTTTGCCTGAAGAAATAAAAGTTTTACTAAAAAATGCTGTGTTATGCAGCGATGCTAATATCATTTACGAAGGCAAAGAATATAGCATTTCGGGCGACCCAACTGAAGTCGCCTTGGTAGTAGCGGCAGCAAAAGCAGGTATTGATACAGATGATTTACGACAAGCGCATCAACGAAAAGATGTTATTCCTTTTGACTCTGAGCTGCAATATATGGCTACGCTTAATGACCATGTAATAATTAAAGGTGCACCCGAAGTTATACTAAAACGTTGCTACGAGCATATCGGCGGTTATTCCTTAGATTCTCAACAAATTATCTCTCAAATTGAACACTTAGGTTCTAAAGGAATGCGAGTTTTGGCAATTGCTCAAAAAGATTGGACTAAAATTAATAGCCACGAATTAACTCCCGACGATGTCGTGGATGGGTTTCAATTTGTTGGCCTTATTGGTATGATTGACCCTCCTCGCCCGGAAGCAATCGAAGCTGTTAATGCATGCCATAATGCTGGCATTACAGTAAAAATGATAACCGGCGACCATCATGCTACTGCCCGTTCCATTGGCATGGAATTAGGACTATCGCTAGATGGCAAAGTTGTTACGGGTGTTCAACTATCGAAAATGGACGATACCGCATTAGACGAAACCATTCGAAGCACAAACATTTTCGCCCGTGTAGCTCCCGAACATAAACTTCGTTTAGTAAAAGCATTGCAAAAAAACAATGAAATTGTAGCCATGACCGGTGATGGGGTGAATGATGCACCATCGTTAAAACAGGCAAATATTGGCGTTGCCATGGGTATTACAGGTACATCGGTTTCAAAAGAATCGGCTGACATTGTACTTGCCGACGACAATTTCTCAAGTATCGGCGCTGCCGTTGAGGAAGGCCGAAGGGTTTACGACAATTTACTTAAATCGCTCGCATTTTTACTTCCCACCAATTTGGGTTTGGCTCTTATTCTTATTTATAGCATCATGTTCTTTCCATTTAGTCCGATTACAAACGAACTATTGCTACCAATGTTGCCAACTCAATTATTGTGGATAAACTTAGTTGCTGCAATAGCTTTGGCCTTGCCACTGGCATTTGAAGTAAAAGAACCTAATGTAATGAGCCGTCCTCCACGAAAACCTCAAGAACCTCTTTTTAACAGGTTCGTAACATTCCGGGTATTTTTCGTTTCTGTTTTAATGACTACAGGCACCATCATGCTGTTTAATTGGGGATATTTCAATTCGCTGAAAGAGGGAGTGGCTCAGGTAGATGCATTGGCAAAATCGCAAACCATTGCTGTTACTTTTGTCATCATGTTTCAAATATTCTATTTAATCAATTGCAGGTCACTTAACGATTCTGTCTCGAAAATTGGTTTCTTCAGTAACAAAATCATCTTCTGGGGAATTGCCACAATTCTCATTTTGCAAGCACTGTTTATTTACACACCCTTTATGCAAAAAGTATTTGGAACTGCATCACTCGATTTAAGAGGTATAGTAATCTCTTTGGTTGCCGGTTCAATAATATTCCCGATTATTGGTATAGAAAAATGGATAGTTAGGAGACTATCTGAAAATAAGATATAG